From Flavobacterium alkalisoli, the proteins below share one genomic window:
- a CDS encoding OmpA/MotB family protein, with protein sequence MRRTVLLLSLAAMTLTSCGSKKKIAELEAKNKEIQDLLNTATMKLNTCLAEKNSLTDQVDYLKKNNSDLHNTMATLSSKDAANVEKSLEMIKEKDLKITRLQDALTRKDSVTLALVTSIKRAVGINDPDIEVNVEKGVVYISIADKLLFKSGSYQVSDKAKEVLGKVAAIVKDKPNFECMVEGHTDNVPIKNPVLQDNWDLSVKRATSIVRILQEDFNIEPQRLVAAGRGEYIPLESNDTADGRARNRRTRIYVLPKIDQFYDMIEKEMKNQTK encoded by the coding sequence ATGAGAAGAACCGTTCTATTACTATCATTGGCAGCAATGACGCTGACATCTTGTGGATCTAAAAAGAAGATTGCCGAGTTAGAAGCAAAGAACAAAGAGATCCAGGATCTATTAAACACAGCTACTATGAAGCTGAATACCTGTTTAGCCGAGAAAAATTCATTGACAGATCAGGTTGATTACCTTAAAAAGAACAACTCTGACCTTCATAATACCATGGCTACTCTTTCATCAAAAGATGCAGCCAACGTTGAAAAATCTCTTGAGATGATTAAAGAGAAAGACCTTAAAATTACAAGACTACAGGATGCTTTAACACGTAAGGACTCTGTAACACTTGCATTAGTAACTAGTATTAAAAGAGCTGTTGGTATAAACGATCCGGATATTGAAGTAAATGTTGAAAAAGGTGTTGTATATATTTCAATTGCAGATAAGTTACTATTTAAAAGCGGTAGCTATCAGGTAAGTGATAAAGCTAAAGAAGTTTTAGGTAAAGTTGCTGCAATCGTTAAAGACAAACCTAACTTTGAGTGCATGGTAGAAGGCCACACAGATAATGTGCCTATCAAAAATCCTGTACTACAGGATAACTGGGACTTAAGTGTTAAACGTGCTACATCTATCGTAAGAATACTTCAGGAAGATTTCAATATAGAACCTCAAAGATTAGTAGCTGCAGGACGCGGTGAGTATATTCCTCTTGAATCTAACGATACTGCCGATGGAAGAGCAAGAAACAGAAGAACTAGAATTTATGTACTTCCTAAAATCGATCAGTTCTATGATATGATCGAAAAAGAAATGAAAAACCAAACTAAATAA
- the lpdA gene encoding dihydrolipoyl dehydrogenase, with amino-acid sequence MKYDIIVLGSGPGGYVTAIRASQLGFKVAVVEKENLGGICLNWGCIPTKALLKSAQVFDYLKHASDYGLTVKEFDKDFNAVIERSRGVADGMSKGVQFLMKKNKIEVIYGAGKVKAGKKVDVTDKDGKTTEISADHIIIATGARSRELPNLPQDGKKVIGYRQAMTLPEQPKSMIVVGSGAIGVEFAHFYNSMGTDVTIVEFMPNIVPVEDEDISKQFERSLKKSGVKIMTNSSVEKVDTTGNGVKATVKTSKGEEILEADIVLSAVGIKSNIENIGLEEVGIATDRDKILVNSYYQTNIPGYYAIGDVVPGQALAHVASAEGILCVEKIAGMHVEPLDYGNIPGCTYATPEIASVGLTEKQAKEKGYQLKIGKFPFTASGKAKAAGTPDGFVKVIFDAKYGEWLGCHMIGAGVTDMIAEAVVARKLETTGHEILKAVHPHPTMSEAVMEAVADAYGEVIHL; translated from the coding sequence ATGAAATACGATATTATAGTTTTAGGAAGCGGTCCAGGCGGTTATGTTACTGCAATAAGGGCTTCACAACTTGGCTTTAAAGTAGCTGTTGTAGAAAAAGAGAACCTTGGCGGTATTTGCCTTAACTGGGGATGTATACCTACTAAAGCACTTTTAAAGAGTGCTCAGGTATTCGATTATCTTAAACACGCTTCAGACTACGGACTTACAGTAAAAGAGTTTGATAAGGATTTTAACGCTGTTATTGAGCGTAGCCGTGGCGTTGCCGACGGTATGAGCAAAGGTGTTCAGTTCCTTATGAAAAAAAATAAGATTGAGGTTATTTATGGCGCCGGTAAAGTTAAGGCCGGTAAAAAAGTTGACGTTACCGATAAAGATGGTAAAACAACTGAAATAAGTGCAGATCATATTATTATAGCTACAGGTGCACGTTCAAGAGAACTACCTAACCTTCCACAGGATGGTAAAAAAGTTATTGGTTACCGTCAGGCAATGACATTACCTGAGCAACCTAAATCAATGATTGTTGTAGGTTCCGGAGCTATAGGTGTTGAATTTGCTCACTTCTATAACTCAATGGGGACAGATGTAACTATTGTTGAGTTTATGCCTAATATTGTTCCTGTTGAAGACGAGGATATCTCAAAACAATTTGAGCGTTCACTTAAAAAATCAGGTGTCAAGATAATGACTAACTCTTCTGTAGAGAAAGTTGATACAACAGGTAACGGAGTTAAAGCTACGGTAAAAACATCTAAAGGAGAAGAAATCCTTGAAGCAGACATCGTCCTTTCTGCAGTAGGTATCAAATCAAACATCGAGAACATCGGTCTTGAAGAGGTTGGTATCGCTACAGACAGAGATAAAATATTAGTAAACAGCTACTACCAGACTAACATCCCGGGTTACTATGCTATTGGTGATGTTGTTCCAGGTCAGGCTCTTGCACACGTTGCTTCTGCAGAGGGTATTCTTTGTGTGGAGAAAATTGCAGGTATGCACGTAGAACCTCTTGATTACGGAAACATTCCTGGCTGTACTTATGCTACTCCTGAGATTGCTTCTGTAGGTCTTACTGAAAAACAGGCTAAAGAGAAAGGTTACCAGCTTAAAATTGGCAAATTCCCATTCACGGCTTCAGGAAAAGCAAAAGCTGCTGGTACTCCAGACGGTTTTGTAAAAGTTATTTTTGACGCTAAATATGGTGAATGGTTAGGCTGCCACATGATTGGTGCCGGTGTTACCGATATGATTGCTGAAGCTGTTGTTGCCCGTAAACTGGAAACTACAGGTCACGAAATATTAAAAGCAGTTCACCCTCACCCTACTATGAGTGAAGCGGTAATGGAAGCTGTTGCTGATGCTTATGGTGAAGTAATTCACTTATAG
- a CDS encoding TPM domain-containing protein yields the protein MKIKAIFFFLFSLFSISLSFSQQKENITQFPQITGYINDFENIYTPEEIKELTEIISLFEKETGNEIVVATIDNISNYDSFEKYTIDLSNYWGVGKPDKNNGLSIILSKKLRLVRINTGIGTEEVISDDFCQQLINKHAIPNYKEGNFFTGTKLMLLAIIEAWR from the coding sequence ATGAAAATTAAAGCAATATTCTTTTTCCTATTTAGCTTATTCTCAATTTCATTGAGTTTTTCTCAACAAAAAGAGAATATAACTCAGTTCCCCCAAATAACAGGATATATAAATGATTTTGAAAATATTTATACCCCGGAAGAAATAAAAGAGCTTACAGAAATTATTTCCTTGTTTGAAAAAGAAACAGGAAATGAAATTGTGGTTGCGACTATCGATAATATTAGTAATTATGATAGTTTCGAAAAATATACTATTGACCTATCTAACTATTGGGGTGTAGGTAAACCTGATAAAAACAATGGATTGAGTATAATATTAAGTAAAAAACTCCGACTTGTAAGGATTAACACCGGTATAGGGACAGAAGAAGTAATTAGTGATGATTTTTGCCAACAGTTAATCAACAAACACGCTATACCTAATTATAAAGAAGGAAATTTCTTTACAGGTACAAAACTTATGCTTCTAGCTATAATAGAAGCATGGAGATAA
- a CDS encoding DUF305 domain-containing protein yields the protein MERGNYGRFLLMLLVSFIVMYAVMYANVASESHIYFSLNRFYMTILMVVPMALVMLLFMQKMYRNRSKNNIIIITGVLLFTASFVMLRTQAYINDERYMEAMIPHHSSAILSSEHADLKDPEVQALSRQIIESQKREIEQMKDILKRMEDK from the coding sequence ATGGAAAGAGGAAACTACGGAAGGTTTTTACTGATGCTACTTGTTTCATTTATAGTAATGTATGCTGTAATGTATGCCAATGTAGCCAGTGAAAGTCATATATACTTCAGTCTAAACCGATTTTATATGACTATATTAATGGTTGTTCCCATGGCCTTGGTAATGTTGCTGTTTATGCAGAAAATGTATAGAAACAGAAGTAAAAACAATATCATTATCATTACAGGAGTATTATTGTTCACGGCATCATTTGTAATGTTAAGAACCCAAGCCTACATAAATGACGAGCGATACATGGAAGCCATGATACCCCACCACTCTTCAGCTATATTATCTAGTGAGCATGCAGATTTAAAAGATCCGGAAGTACAGGCTCTTTCCCGACAGATTATTGAATCTCAAAAAAGAGAGATTGAACAGATGAAGGATATTTTAAAGAGAATGGAAGATAAATAA
- the nhaC gene encoding Na+/H+ antiporter NhaC — protein sequence MDNNIPETTSNNEKQITLFQSLIPIILLVAFLALNVYIFKDNAIGGSNQFVLLMGGAFAAVVGFVNKVPYEKMLNKVSKNIKSTSGAILILLLVGSLSGTWLISGIVPAMIYYGLQILHPDIFLPACVIICSIISIATGSSWTTSATVGVALIGIGNTIGINPGMVAGAVISGAYFGDKMSPLSDTTNLAPAMAGTDLFTHIKYMVYTTVPTYIITLILFIILGLTQNMEGATDTATTLNAIKESFTISPWLFIVPIIVIALIVKKTEPLIALLIGTLLGALFAVIFQPELVAKIGGGDKLDFISGYKGIMNSITVRSSVETSNETLQGLFESKGMEGMLGTIWLILCAMVFGGVMEAIGALKAISRAMLKVANGIFGLFASTVSSCIVLNVTASDQYLAIVVPGKMFAEAYREKGLAPENLSRTLEDSGTVTSVLVPWNTCGAYQSSVLGVSTLHYLPYAFFNILSPIMTLIFAAFRIKIRQLTQRVVSA from the coding sequence ATGGATAATAACATACCCGAAACTACTTCTAATAACGAAAAACAGATAACCCTGTTTCAGTCATTAATCCCAATAATTTTACTTGTCGCTTTTTTAGCACTTAACGTTTATATTTTTAAGGACAACGCTATTGGCGGATCTAATCAGTTTGTACTGTTAATGGGAGGTGCATTTGCAGCTGTAGTTGGCTTTGTGAATAAAGTCCCTTATGAAAAGATGCTTAACAAAGTGTCTAAAAACATTAAATCTACTTCGGGCGCTATTTTAATCCTTCTACTTGTAGGTTCTTTATCGGGCACCTGGCTTATAAGCGGAATAGTACCCGCGATGATATATTACGGATTACAAATACTGCATCCGGATATTTTTCTTCCGGCTTGTGTAATTATCTGTTCTATAATATCTATAGCTACCGGTAGTTCATGGACAACTTCAGCTACTGTAGGTGTAGCACTAATAGGGATAGGAAATACAATAGGCATCAATCCGGGCATGGTTGCCGGAGCAGTAATTTCGGGTGCTTATTTTGGAGATAAAATGTCTCCCCTATCTGACACAACCAATCTTGCACCTGCAATGGCAGGGACCGATTTGTTTACCCATATAAAATACATGGTCTATACAACGGTGCCTACCTATATAATTACATTAATCCTGTTTATTATTTTAGGACTAACACAAAACATGGAAGGAGCTACCGATACAGCAACAACACTAAATGCCATAAAAGAAAGTTTTACCATTAGCCCTTGGCTGTTTATTGTACCTATTATAGTAATCGCTCTAATTGTAAAAAAAACAGAACCACTTATAGCCCTGCTTATAGGGACTTTATTAGGAGCATTATTTGCTGTTATATTCCAGCCGGAACTCGTTGCTAAAATAGGCGGAGGAGATAAACTGGACTTTATTTCAGGATATAAAGGCATCATGAATTCTATTACCGTTAGAAGTTCTGTAGAAACATCAAACGAAACATTACAGGGACTTTTTGAGTCTAAAGGTATGGAAGGAATGTTAGGGACCATTTGGCTTATATTATGCGCTATGGTTTTTGGCGGTGTTATGGAAGCTATAGGAGCATTAAAGGCAATAAGCAGAGCAATGCTTAAAGTCGCTAACGGTATTTTTGGCCTTTTTGCGAGTACGGTTAGCAGTTGTATTGTACTTAATGTAACAGCATCCGATCAATACTTAGCAATTGTAGTACCCGGTAAAATGTTCGCCGAAGCTTATCGTGAAAAAGGGCTCGCTCCAGAAAACCTTAGCCGTACATTAGAAGATTCAGGAACAGTAACTTCAGTACTTGTTCCCTGGAATACATGTGGTGCCTATCAATCGAGCGTATTAGGAGTATCTACCTTACACTACCTTCCTTACGCATTTTTCAATATTTTAAGTCCGATTATGACTTTAATCTTTGCAGCTTTTAGGATTAAAATCAGACAATTAACCCAAAGAGTTGTTTCGGCATAA
- a CDS encoding peroxiredoxin — protein sequence MSLVGKKFPNIAVDAISEMGDNLKINIFEEAVNNNKKVLLFWYPKDFTFVCPTELHAFQAALGEFEKRNTIVIGASCDTNEVHFAWLNTPKNNGGIEGVTYPLLADTNRNLSSILGILDVETAGYNEETDSVLLEGSNVTYRATYLVDETGKIFHESVNDMPLGRNVNEYLRLIDAYTHVQTKGEVCPANWEEGKEAMTADRTGVASYLSVN from the coding sequence ATGTCTTTAGTAGGAAAAAAATTTCCAAACATTGCAGTTGATGCTATCTCAGAAATGGGAGACAACCTTAAAATTAACATTTTTGAAGAAGCAGTAAATAATAACAAAAAAGTACTTTTATTTTGGTACCCTAAAGATTTCACTTTTGTATGTCCTACTGAGCTTCATGCTTTTCAGGCTGCTCTTGGTGAGTTTGAAAAAAGAAACACTATTGTAATAGGTGCTTCTTGCGATACTAACGAGGTTCACTTTGCGTGGTTAAACACTCCAAAAAACAACGGTGGTATTGAAGGTGTTACTTACCCGCTTTTAGCTGATACTAACAGAAACCTTTCCAGTATCCTTGGTATTCTTGATGTAGAAACTGCAGGATACAACGAAGAAACTGATTCAGTTCTTTTAGAAGGTTCTAATGTTACTTACAGAGCTACTTACCTTGTTGACGAAACAGGAAAAATTTTCCACGAAAGCGTAAACGATATGCCTCTTGGCCGTAATGTAAACGAATACTTAAGATTAATCGACGCTTACACGCACGTACAAACTAAAGGTGAGGTTTGCCCTGCAAACTGGGAAGAAGGTAAAGAAGCTATGACAGCAGACCGTACAGGTGTTGCTTCTTACTTAAGCGTAAACTAA
- a CDS encoding thioredoxin family protein produces MLKELEKDNLAEIVSGEPIVVVQYSAGWCGNCRIMKPKFKKMASENENITFVIADAENFPESRKLAKVDNLPTFATFKNGVLINQTQTNKVDVLTELVNEVTSN; encoded by the coding sequence ATGTTAAAAGAACTGGAAAAAGATAATTTGGCAGAAATCGTTTCAGGAGAGCCAATTGTAGTAGTACAATATTCGGCCGGATGGTGCGGAAACTGCAGAATCATGAAGCCAAAATTCAAAAAAATGGCTTCTGAAAATGAAAACATAACGTTTGTGATTGCTGATGCCGAGAATTTCCCGGAATCAAGAAAACTGGCGAAGGTAGACAACCTGCCTACATTTGCCACTTTTAAAAACGGGGTTCTTATTAATCAGACACAAACAAATAAAGTAGACGTTTTAACCGAATTAGTTAATGAAGTTACCAGTAATTAA
- a CDS encoding DUF6952 family protein: protein MKLPVIKHLTQFIEDNDQDYIIETLEVLEALTEVPSLKDEELDVIGELISNLYGALEVNKMVKDGMDRKEALNSFMSRVLGAIDKN from the coding sequence ATGAAGTTACCAGTAATTAAGCATTTAACCCAGTTTATTGAAGATAACGACCAGGATTATATTATAGAAACCCTGGAAGTACTTGAGGCATTAACCGAAGTCCCTTCTCTTAAAGATGAAGAACTGGATGTTATAGGTGAACTTATCTCTAACCTGTATGGTGCCCTTGAGGTAAATAAAATGGTTAAGGACGGAATGGACCGCAAAGAAGCACTAAACAGCTTTATGTCGCGTGTTCTTGGTGCAATTGATAAAAATTAG
- a CDS encoding helix-turn-helix domain-containing protein encodes MHIYIKNMVCNRCITAVKNELEKLNANIRSIDLGEVEIEEDLSPQELTELGITLKQLGFEIINDKKGRLIEQIKNEIVYVIHHSESILNTNLSFWLADKLHYDYTYLSNLFSEVEGTTIEKYFIAQRIEKVKELLVYDELSLSEIAEAMGYSSAAYLSSQFKKVTGFTPTYYKSVKENKRRKIDEL; translated from the coding sequence ATGCACATCTATATAAAAAATATGGTTTGTAACCGCTGTATTACTGCAGTTAAAAACGAACTTGAAAAACTAAATGCCAATATAAGATCTATTGATTTAGGAGAAGTAGAAATTGAAGAAGATTTATCTCCTCAAGAGCTCACAGAACTTGGTATTACGCTTAAACAATTAGGGTTTGAAATAATAAACGACAAAAAAGGCCGGCTTATAGAGCAAATTAAAAATGAGATCGTTTATGTAATTCATCATTCTGAGAGTATACTTAATACAAACCTTTCCTTTTGGCTGGCAGATAAACTCCATTATGATTATACTTATTTAAGCAACCTCTTCTCTGAAGTTGAAGGCACTACCATCGAGAAATACTTTATAGCTCAACGCATAGAAAAAGTAAAAGAACTATTGGTGTATGATGAACTCTCGTTAAGTGAAATTGCCGAAGCTATGGGATACAGCAGTGCTGCCTATTTATCGAGCCAGTTTAAAAAAGTAACAGGCTTCACCCCTACCTATTACAAGTCGGTAAAAGAAAATAAACGCAGGAAAATAGATGAGCTTTAA
- the tpx gene encoding thiol peroxidase yields MANITLGGNPVKTSGELPQNGTAAPQFTLTGTDLSSVSLSDFKGTKLVLNIFPSIDTGTCATSVRKFNEKASSLENTKVLCISRDLPFAQKRFCGAEGIENVISLSDFKDGSFGNNYGLTIADGPLAGLHSRAVVVVDENGNVKYTEQVSEIADEPNYENALAAL; encoded by the coding sequence ATGGCTAACATAACTTTAGGAGGAAATCCGGTAAAAACATCAGGTGAACTACCTCAAAACGGTACTGCAGCACCACAATTTACATTAACAGGAACAGATCTTTCATCAGTATCTCTTTCTGATTTTAAAGGTACTAAACTTGTACTTAACATCTTCCCTAGTATTGATACCGGGACATGTGCTACATCTGTAAGAAAGTTTAATGAAAAAGCATCTTCTCTGGAAAACACAAAAGTTCTTTGTATTTCCCGCGACCTTCCTTTTGCACAAAAACGTTTTTGTGGAGCAGAGGGAATTGAAAACGTAATTTCTCTTTCTGATTTTAAAGATGGTTCGTTTGGAAATAACTACGGACTTACAATTGCTGACGGACCTCTGGCAGGTTTACATTCTCGTGCAGTAGTTGTTGTTGATGAAAACGGAAATGTAAAATACACTGAACAGGTTTCTGAAATTGCTGATGAGCCTAATTATGAAAATGCTTTAGCGGCACTTTAA